One genomic region from Onychostoma macrolepis isolate SWU-2019 chromosome 23, ASM1243209v1, whole genome shotgun sequence encodes:
- the LOC131532664 gene encoding ERBB receptor feedback inhibitor 1: MASAQPYWDQHHDHDTLDKLFFGFGSESMDHSLRMYQQNSANVGFERKMSGSCSPCLSPKAHNPTQLLFSSQCHPPAGDQVVPSLQKLSVYEHIPPCSPRRTTKPLPDIGDLSSDEAEDDEVEFFSSTSESQCLVPKTPSFQYGLPGRRSFRGNGQINFAYHEGPQWEQMVTQNQDRPQRRLHRSHSGPAGSFKATNFRPAGFHHSPHSHPQEKPEVPPRVPIRHRFSESTDSSRPSTDDFDADKPPKVPPREPIHQVIPRAISPKSLPIYVNGVMPPTQSFAPYPEYVSKAQHKQSCEGFPAPRSPCILPIMEDGKKVSSTHYFLLPHRPGYLDKFERFFKESDS; encoded by the exons ATGGCCTCAGCCCAACCGTACTGGGATCAACACCATGACCACGACACCTTGGATAA GCTGTTTTTTGGATTTGGTTCGGAGTCCATGGACCACAGCTTGAGAATGTATCAGCAAAACTCTGCAAACGTGGGCTTTGAAA GAAAGATGTCTGGCTCCTGTTCTCCATGTCTATCTCCCAAGGCTCACAATCCTACACAGCTGCTGTTTTCCTCTCAGTGCCACCCACCTGCGGGAGACCAGGTGGTTCCGTCCTTACAGAAACTGTCTGTTTATGAACACATACCCCCTTGTTCGCCCAGGAGAACAACTAAGCCCCTCCCGGACATAGGTGACCTCTCCTCTGATGAAGCAGAAGACGACGAGGTGGAGTTTTTCTCCAGCACCTCTGAGAGCCAATGTCTGGTGCCTAAAACCCCATCCTTCCAGTATGGCTTACCAGGGAGGCGCAGTTTTCGGGGAAACGGTCAGATTAACTTTGCGTATCACGAAGGACCTCAGTGGGAGCAGATGGTTACACAGAACCAAGACAGGCCCCAGCGCCGGCTGCATCGCTCCCATTCTGGCCCTGCCGGATCCTTCAAGGCCACCAACTTCAGACCAGCCGGCTTTCACCATTCTCCCCACAGCCACCCGCAGGAGAAACCCGAAGTCCCACCTCGCGTCCCAATCCGTCATCGCTTCAGTGAAAGCACGGACAGCAGCCGACCGTCAACCGATGACTTTGATGCAGACAAACCCCCTAAAGTGCCGCCAAGGGAGCCCATTCATCAGGTCATACCGCGTGCCATTAGTCCAAAAAGTCTTCCGATTTACGTCAACGGGGTAATGCCTCCTACTCAGAGCTTTGCTCCCTATCCAGAGTACGTCAGTAAGGCTCAACACAAGCAGAGCTGTGAGGGCTTTCCGGCTCCCCGTAGCCCCTGTATTCTGCCCATCATGGAAGATGGGAAGAAAGTCAGCAGTACCCATTACTTCCTCCTCCCTCATCGGCCCGGGTACTTGGACAAGTTTGAGAGGTTTTTCAAAGAATCCGACTCATAG